One segment of Solanum stenotomum isolate F172 chromosome 1, ASM1918654v1, whole genome shotgun sequence DNA contains the following:
- the LOC125859189 gene encoding exopolygalacturonase-like — protein sequence MKFVEADSHYNIFARVFILSLIFVRTNADDKIFSVISYGAKADGVTDDSEVFLKAWMDACKWNGEATYLIPLGTYMIYGANFNGPCKGSLIVKIQGVIKASTNPKIFCKGSWISFEYLNNLEIEGGGTLDGQGASAWGQSQCATRPYTIGLSSIQNAIVHDIHSINSKMFHFDIYNCNNVTLSHVNIIAPSDSPNTNGIHISLSSNIRVFDSNIGTGDDCISIFAGSQNVNISGVTCGPGHGISIGSLGNKPNEVVKDVHVKNCTLIATQNGMRIKSWASSNVGEATSISFEDIIMDKVNNPIIIDQHYCPSHTAKSLVQIKNVTFNNIRGTSNSLVAVYFNCSSSLPCQKINLNDIKLITDNNSKPTIASCANAIGHATGIELPPSCLKPALES from the exons ATGAAATTTGTGGAAGCAGACAGTCATTATAATATCTTTGCTCGCG tttttatattAAGCCTTATTTTTGTACGCACTAATGCTGATGACAAAATTTTTAGTGTCATTTCCTATGGTGCCAAAGCAGATGGAGTGACAGATGATAGTGAG gtaTTTTTGAAAGCTTGGATGGATGCATGCAAATGGAATGGAGAAGCTACATATTTGATACCTTTAGGAACTTATATGATATATGGTGCAAATTTTAATGGACCATGTAAAGGATCCTTGATTGTTAAAATTCAAGGAGTTATTAAAGCTTCAAcaaatccaaaaatattttgcaAGGGTTCTTGGatttcttttgaatatttaaataacttagAGATTGAAGGAGGTGGAACTTTAGATGGACAAGGAGCTTCTGCTTGGGGACAATCTCAATGTGCAACTCGTCCTTAT aCTATTGGATTGAGTTCTATCCAAAATGCAATTGTGCACGATATACACTCTATCAATAGCAAGATGTTCCATTTCGATATCTATAATTGCAATAACGTGACATTAAGTCATGTAAATATAATTGCACCAAGTGATAGTCCCAACACCAATGGAATTCACATTAGTTTATCGTCAAATATTAGAGTTTTCGATTCCAACATTGGTACTGGAGATGATTGTATATCTATATTTGCTGGAAGTCAAAATGTTAATATTTCTGGAGTCACTTGTGGCCCTGGCCATGGAATAAGCATTGGAAGCTTAGGGAATAAGCCAAATGAAGTTGTGAAGGATGTACATGTGAAAAATTGTACTCTTATTGCTACTCAAAATGGAATGAGGATTAAGTCTTGGGCATCATCAAATGTTGGTGAAGCAACAAGTATTAGTTTTGAGGATATTATAATGGACAAGGTGAATAATCCTATTATTATTGATCAACATTATTGTCCTTCACATACTGCA aaAAGCTTAGTGCAAATCAAGAATGTGACATTCAACAACATAAGAGGAACTTCAAATTCATTGGTAGCTGTGTATTTCAATTGCAGTTCTTCATTGCCTTGTCAAAAAATCAATCTTAATGATATTAAGTTGATTACTGATAATAACTCTAAACCTACAATTGCATCGTGTGCTAATGCTATAGGACACGCCACGGGCATCGAGTTACCTCCGAGTTGCTTAAAGCCTGCTCTTGAATCTTGA